A single region of the Sciurus carolinensis chromosome 16, mSciCar1.2, whole genome shotgun sequence genome encodes:
- the LOC124966236 gene encoding olfactory receptor 10A7-like, which yields MAVARAPPGGPAVPAWANQSGARDFVLLGFAHVPALRPLLAALFLALFLLALLGNALIALLPGLDPALRAPMYFFLRQLALVELCFSLDVAPRLLLTLLRPGLGVSPAACALQLLLVLSCVTSECFLLTAMAWDRFVAICRPLRYGAIVSARRCRLLAAACWLAGVPVALVFTIWLFSFPFCGPRGIRHFFCDIAPLLSLVCADTRVFEANVLAATVLVIMVPFCLITTSYARILAAVLRMPAASGRLKALSTCASHLIVVILFYGTTGVIHLRPKASYSPESKQVVSLSYTLVTPMLNPLIYSLRNKEVKAALGRMCQGRCQS from the coding sequence ATGGCCGTGGCCCGGGCGCCCCCGGGCGGCCCCGCAGTCCCGGCCTGGGCCAACCAGAGCGGCGCGCGCGACTTCGTGCTGCTGGGCTTCGCGCACGTGCCCGCGCTGCGCCCGCTGCTCGCCGCGCTCTTCCTGGCGCTCTTCCTGCTGGCGCTGCTGGGCAACGCGCTCATCGCGCTGCTGCCCGGCCTGGACCCCGCGCTGCGCgcgcccatgtacttcttcctgcgCCAGCTGGCCCTGGTGGAGCTCTGCTTCTCGCTGGACGTGGCGCCGCGCCTGCTGCTGACCCTCCTGCGGCCCGGACTTGGCGTGTCCCCCGCCGCCTGCGCCCTGCAGCTGCTGCTCGTGCTGTCGTGCGTCACGTCCGAGTGCTTCCTGCTGACCGCCATGGCCTGGGACCGCTTCGTGGCCATCTGCAGGCCGCTGCGCTATGGAGCCATCGTGAGCGCCCGGCGGTGCCGCCTGCTGGCCGCCGCCTGCTGGCTGGCGGGAGTCCCCGTGGCGCTGGTCTTCACCATCTGGCTGTTCAGCTTCCCCTTCTGCGGGCCGCGTGGCATCCgccacttcttctgtgacatcGCCCCTCTGCTGAGCCTGGTGTGTGCGGACACCAGGGTCTTCGAGGCCAACGTGTTGGCGGCCACTGTGCTGGTCATCATGGTTCCCTTCTGCCTGATAACTACATCCTACGCCAGGATTCTGGCCGCCGTCCTGCGGATGCCAGCAGCCTCAGGGCGCCTCAAGGCGCTGTCCACCTGCGCCTCCCACCTCATCGTGGTGATTCTGTTTTACGGCACCACGGGGGTCATCCACTTGCGCCCCAAGGCCAGCTACTCACCTGAGAGCAAGCAGGTGGTGTCCCTGTCCTACACCCTGGTGACCCCCATGCTCAACCCCCTCATCTACAGCCTCCGGAACAAGGAGGTGAAGGCTGCCCTGGGGCGCATGTGCCAGGGCAGATGTCAGTCCTAA